One Setaria italica strain Yugu1 chromosome I, Setaria_italica_v2.0, whole genome shotgun sequence DNA window includes the following coding sequences:
- the LOC101782881 gene encoding uncharacterized protein LOC101782881 has protein sequence MAMVMENQQPLARMPLVPAPPVPPPPPPLPQAYKHRCKVCKKGFMCGRALGGHMRAHGVTDDGLSADDALDDDSVPCGGGDSSEAGSASTATATVKRMYALRTNPGRLRNCRVCENCGKEFTSWKSLLDHGRCNYDEEEGDLDGNIGDADNDGEEGEELALASGWSKGKRTRRAKVMVVGNGFITDEQLPAPSSEEEDLANFLVKLSSSSSATQPHVIIEDDQESCVVSKDAQMNQLLVPQPISMIAPVPQLKLLAPPQVLPHHVSTVPRGMFECKACKKVFTSHQALGGHRASHKKVKGCFAAKLESNRNDPPQPIVSSASDKVIVDAIPAMVGTERNPTSVNGNAEGDAVNIGTSVVAMATAAPEMAVDEVPAPSTAAPFKKKGKVHECSICHRVFMSGQALGGHKRCHWLTTGAGDPNAAVAKLQPFVTQDHVMHAMCQQLTLGRPMFDASDTFLDLNVPSNPSAEPAAARQAAELNDSVLSLNAPASLYMHSWAGHSNASNMNNRATSGHYDAAEATATEDEADSRGAKRAKIRDLKDMNMGGESSPWLQVGIGLPSKIDEKATQA, from the coding sequence ATGGCGATGGTTATGGAGAACCAGCAGCCGCTGGCGCGGATGCCGCTGGTCCCGGCGCCACCCGTaccccctccaccgccgccgctgccgcaagcGTACAAGCACCGGTGCAAGGTGTGCAAGAAGGGGTTCATGTGCGGGCGCGCGCTGGGCGGCCACATGCGGGCGCACGGCGTCACCGACGACGGGCTCAGCGCTGACGACGCCCTCGACGACGACTCGGTCCcgtgtggcggcggcgactctTCGGAGGCGGGCAgcgcgtcgacggcgacggcgacggtgaaACGCATGTACGCGCTCCGCACCAACCCGGGCCGGCTCAGGAACTGCAGGGTGTGCGAGAACTGCGGGAAGGAGTTCACGTCGTGGAAGTCGTTGCTCGATCACGGCCGGTGCAActacgacgaggaggagggcgactTGGACGGCAACATCGGCGACGCCGACAATGATGGCGAAGAGGGAGAGGAGCTGGCGTTAGCCTCAGGTTGGTCCAAAGGAAAACGCACGCGCCGCGCCAAGGTGATGGTCGTCGGAAATGGTTTCATAACCGATGAGCAATTGCCAGCCCCATCGAGCGAAGAGGAGGATCTCGCCAACTTCCTAGTCAAGCTATCATCGTCATCGAGCGCTACGCAGCCCCACGTCATCATTGAGGATGATCAGGAGTCGTGCGTGGTGAGCAAGGATGCGCAAATGAATCAGCTTCTCGTGCCGCAGCCTATCTCGATGATAGCCCCTGTGCCACAGCTGAAGCTGCTGGCTCCACCACAGGTGCTACCACACCATGTCTCCACCGTGCCTCGTGGCATGTTCGAGTGCAAGGCGTGCAAGAAGGTCTTCACTTCTCACCAGGCTCTCGGCGGGCACCGTGCCTCCCACAAGAAAGTCAAGGGGTGTTTCGCCGCAAAGCTAGAAAGCAACCGCAACGATCctccgcaacccatcgtctCCTCTGCCAGTGACAAGGTCATTGTCGACGCCATCCCAGCCATGGTCGGTACCGAACGGAACCCTACCAGTGTCAATGGCAACGCGGAGGGTGATGCAGTCAACATTGGAACCTCCGTAGTTGCCATGGCCACTGCAGCACCTGAAATGGCCGTCGACGAGGTGCCGGCGCCGTCCACCGCTGCACCattcaagaagaaggggaaggtgCACGAGTGCTCCATCTGCCATCGCGTGTTCATGTCGGGGCAAGCCCTCGGTGGCCACAAGCGATGCCACTGGCTCACGACCGGCGCCGGTGACCCCAACGCGGCGGTCGCGAAGCTCCAGCCGTTCGTCACCCAAGACCACGTCATGCACGCCATGTGCCAGCAGCTCACCCTCGGGCGCCCGATGTTCGACGCGTCCGACACGTTCCTCGACCTCAACGTGCCATCGAACCCATCGGCGGAGCCAGCCGCCGCGAGACAAGCGGCCGAGCTGAACGACAGCGTGCTGAGCCTCAACGCGCCGGCGTCGTTGTACATGCACTCGTGGGCGGGGCACAGCAATGCGAGCAATATGAACAACAGGGCGACGAGCGGCCACTATGACGCGGCGGAGGCCACGGCCACGGAGGACGAAGCGGATAGCAGGGGCGCGAAACGAGCCAAGATCCGTGACCTCAAGGACATGAACATGGGTGGGGAGTCCTCGCCGTGGCTTCAAGTCGGCATTGGCCTGCCGTCCAAGATCGACGAGAAGGCTACTCAGGCGTGA